One part of the Corallococcus caeni genome encodes these proteins:
- a CDS encoding sensor histidine kinase, which translates to MNAQLLQAAQLAWSPHLRVTRAEGDCAQVLRRDAKTLVGTSLHTALGVSQERARELDARAREDRRAVEFVTVSAGGPTGNPPASHLRLVLGMDGEEAAAGVLDLGTVLEGAPPVQISKLSSSLSHEIRNPLSSVKMAVQTLARNTGLSDRDKRRLTIANREIRTMERMLWLLSEYGRESAANLDAHALRSVVQEATAMVAPELAERRIEVDVKEEADLPRVRVDPNRLRPVLAQVLLNVAMGLPEEGRVQVTLRQPDPGHVSLILDDPAAALPPEERGTLFDPFGSRLARGAGLSLAALRRVMTGVGGDVAAQGSAEPGMVFTLTFAA; encoded by the coding sequence ATGAACGCCCAACTCCTGCAAGCCGCGCAGCTCGCCTGGTCTCCCCACCTCCGGGTCACACGTGCCGAGGGGGACTGCGCCCAGGTGCTGCGCCGCGACGCCAAGACGCTCGTGGGCACCTCCCTGCACACGGCGCTCGGCGTGTCACAGGAGCGCGCCCGTGAACTGGATGCACGCGCCAGGGAGGACCGCCGCGCGGTGGAGTTCGTCACCGTCTCCGCGGGTGGCCCCACCGGCAACCCGCCCGCGTCCCACCTGCGGCTGGTGCTGGGCATGGACGGCGAGGAGGCCGCCGCGGGGGTGCTCGACCTGGGCACCGTGCTGGAGGGCGCCCCGCCGGTGCAGATCTCCAAGCTGTCGTCGTCGCTCAGCCATGAGATCCGCAACCCGCTCTCCTCCGTGAAGATGGCGGTGCAGACGCTGGCCCGGAACACCGGCCTGTCGGACCGGGACAAGCGGCGGCTCACCATCGCCAACCGCGAAATCCGGACCATGGAGCGCATGCTGTGGCTGCTCTCCGAGTACGGCCGGGAGAGCGCCGCGAACCTGGACGCCCACGCCCTGCGCTCGGTCGTCCAGGAGGCGACCGCCATGGTGGCCCCGGAGTTGGCCGAGCGCCGCATCGAGGTGGATGTGAAGGAAGAGGCGGACCTGCCCCGCGTGCGGGTGGATCCCAACCGGTTGAGGCCCGTGCTCGCTCAAGTCCTGCTCAACGTGGCCATGGGCCTGCCCGAGGAGGGCCGCGTCCAGGTGACGCTGCGCCAGCCCGACCCGGGCCACGTCAGCCTCATCCTGGATGATCCGGCGGCGGCCCTGCCCCCGGAGGAGCGGGGCACGCTGTTCGACCCCTTCGGCTCGCGGCTGGCGCGGGGCGCGGGGCTGTCCCTGGCCGCCCTGCGGCGGGTGATGACGGGCGTGGGGGGCGACGTGGCGGCCCAGGGGAGTGCGGAGCCAGGGATGGTGTTCACGCTGACGTTCGCCGCCTGA
- a CDS encoding fused MFS/spermidine synthase: MAALLFLSGATALVYELVWSKYLGNVLGNSGQAHAVVLATFMGGLALGAFVFGRTADRVKSPLALYGVLELGVGLYALAFPTVLGGLEHLWLALAPHVPEGLRVAPRLLVSSLSLVVPTLLMGGTLPALVRHFAASLAGVRRELARLYAINSLGAAVGVYVAGTRLVPLVGLSASAQIAAGLNVFLALAALALARQHPPAVVVGAAAAVEDVAYPRRAVRAALIGVMLSGFTSMLYQVTWIRLLAIVLGASTYAFTLILTAFILGIGLGSFWLMTRKEGGDSLKLYGWTQVGLVLSLCVALPLYVRLPHLFRWSEWMLTRAVETWPIFQGITFAFCCVVLLVPTFIMGAAFPAAARVATAKVSEVGRELGGVYLWNTVGTISGSVLGGLVLMPFWGMQGNFIAGAVANLIAAGLAFRALSVPKEGEGAVPAWRTFAPVGVAAVLAVVVLGSMQGWPQRLSSIAAVRAYQKPPESYAKLVEDTERTIVPRFYADDTFATVMVGDLASESLRFMKINGKTDATNGGDIETQVMAGHLGVLLHPRDPKNVLVIGSGAAITTGSVLAHPVERLDMVEISPAVIEAARLFKADNRNAVDDPRTHVHIDDAKTFMALAPIKYDLIVSVPSNPWVTGVSGLFTRDFFQLVDKHLTDDGVLVQWIHTYESNRELVRLVMRTLHDTFPHATTWLGPEDLVMVASRKPLSFDAAAVAARMARPDVKADLARVEIHDLFGLLSKQVHTEAGQKDFAGEGPINTDDHNLLEYASPVAFFLANLDVRVKDERRAPDSGPGLLLHQYLREHPPTAEQVAGLYRNVERYHSEKDPVVRGVAALWRSLAPEDPASALALGRAVLAQGDLSLAASLLEPEVAKGGRSPELVTEYLKLVTARTWSARTVWTPMNADGALAVGREVAARHPQDTKLQKAFKAYCEALPPAACENTARTPTAAPGGP, translated from the coding sequence GTGGCCGCCCTTCTGTTCCTGTCCGGGGCCACGGCACTCGTCTATGAGCTGGTCTGGTCCAAATACCTGGGGAACGTGCTGGGCAACAGCGGGCAGGCGCACGCCGTCGTGCTGGCCACGTTCATGGGGGGCCTGGCGCTGGGGGCGTTTGTTTTCGGGCGGACAGCGGACAGGGTGAAGAGCCCGCTGGCCCTCTACGGGGTGCTGGAGCTGGGCGTGGGCCTGTACGCGCTGGCGTTCCCCACCGTGCTGGGCGGGCTGGAGCACTTGTGGCTGGCCCTGGCGCCCCACGTGCCGGAGGGCCTGCGGGTGGCGCCGCGCCTGCTCGTGTCCTCGCTGTCGCTGGTGGTGCCGACGCTGCTGATGGGCGGCACGCTGCCGGCGCTGGTGCGCCACTTCGCGGCGAGCCTCGCGGGGGTGCGCCGGGAGCTGGCGCGGCTGTATGCCATCAACAGCCTGGGCGCGGCGGTGGGCGTGTACGTGGCGGGCACGCGGCTGGTGCCGCTGGTGGGCCTGTCCGCGTCCGCGCAAATCGCCGCCGGGCTCAACGTGTTCCTCGCGCTGGCGGCGCTGGCCCTGGCCCGGCAGCACCCACCGGCGGTGGTGGTGGGGGCGGCGGCGGCCGTGGAGGACGTGGCCTATCCCCGGCGGGCGGTGCGCGCCGCGCTCATCGGCGTGATGCTGTCTGGCTTCACGTCGATGCTGTATCAGGTGACGTGGATCCGCCTGCTGGCCATCGTGCTGGGCGCGTCCACGTATGCCTTCACGCTCATCCTGACGGCGTTCATCCTGGGCATCGGCCTGGGCAGCTTCTGGCTGATGACGCGCAAGGAGGGCGGGGACTCGCTGAAGCTGTATGGCTGGACGCAGGTGGGGCTGGTGCTGAGCCTCTGCGTGGCGCTGCCGCTGTACGTGCGGCTGCCGCACCTGTTCCGCTGGTCGGAGTGGATGCTCACGCGCGCGGTGGAGACGTGGCCCATCTTCCAGGGCATCACGTTCGCGTTCTGCTGCGTGGTGCTGCTGGTGCCCACGTTCATCATGGGCGCGGCGTTCCCGGCGGCGGCCCGCGTGGCCACGGCGAAGGTGTCCGAGGTGGGCCGCGAGCTGGGCGGCGTGTACCTGTGGAACACGGTGGGCACCATCTCCGGCTCCGTGCTGGGCGGGCTGGTGCTGATGCCCTTCTGGGGCATGCAGGGCAACTTCATCGCGGGGGCGGTGGCGAACCTCATCGCCGCGGGGCTGGCGTTCCGCGCGCTGTCCGTGCCGAAGGAAGGGGAGGGCGCGGTTCCCGCGTGGCGGACCTTCGCGCCGGTGGGCGTGGCGGCGGTGCTGGCGGTGGTGGTGCTGGGCAGCATGCAGGGCTGGCCGCAGCGGCTGTCCAGCATCGCGGCGGTGCGCGCGTACCAGAAGCCGCCGGAGAGCTACGCGAAGCTGGTGGAGGACACGGAGCGGACCATCGTCCCGCGCTTCTACGCGGACGACACCTTCGCCACGGTGATGGTGGGGGACCTGGCCAGCGAGAGCCTCCGCTTCATGAAGATCAACGGCAAGACGGACGCCACGAACGGAGGCGACATCGAGACGCAGGTGATGGCGGGCCACCTGGGCGTGCTGTTGCACCCGCGCGACCCGAAGAACGTGCTGGTCATCGGCTCCGGCGCGGCCATCACCACGGGCAGCGTGCTGGCGCACCCGGTGGAGCGCCTGGACATGGTGGAGATCTCGCCGGCGGTCATCGAGGCGGCGCGCCTGTTCAAGGCGGACAACCGCAACGCGGTGGATGATCCGCGCACGCACGTGCACATCGACGACGCGAAGACGTTCATGGCGCTGGCGCCCATCAAGTACGACCTCATCGTCAGCGTGCCGTCCAACCCCTGGGTGACGGGCGTGTCCGGCCTCTTCACGCGCGACTTCTTCCAGCTGGTGGACAAGCACCTGACGGACGACGGCGTGCTGGTGCAGTGGATCCACACCTACGAGAGCAACCGCGAGCTGGTGCGGCTGGTGATGCGCACGCTGCACGACACCTTCCCGCACGCCACGACGTGGCTGGGGCCGGAGGACCTGGTGATGGTGGCCAGCCGCAAGCCGCTGTCGTTCGACGCGGCGGCGGTGGCGGCGCGCATGGCCCGGCCGGACGTGAAGGCGGACCTGGCGCGGGTGGAGATCCACGACCTGTTCGGCCTCCTGTCCAAGCAGGTGCACACCGAGGCCGGCCAGAAGGACTTCGCGGGCGAGGGGCCCATCAACACGGACGACCACAACCTGCTGGAGTACGCGTCGCCGGTGGCCTTCTTCCTGGCGAACCTGGACGTGCGCGTGAAGGACGAGCGCCGGGCGCCGGACAGCGGGCCGGGGCTGCTGTTGCATCAGTACCTGCGCGAGCACCCGCCCACGGCCGAGCAGGTCGCGGGGCTGTACCGCAACGTGGAGCGCTACCACTCGGAGAAGGACCCGGTGGTCCGGGGCGTGGCGGCACTGTGGCGGTCGCTGGCGCCGGAGGACCCCGCGTCGGCGCTGGCGCTGGGCCGCGCGGTGCTGGCGCAGGGGGACCTGTCCCTGGCGGCGTCGCTGCTGGAGCCGGAGGTGGCGAAGGGCGGCCGTTCCCCGGAGCTGGTGACGGAGTACCTCAAGCTGGTGACGGCCCGGACCTGGTCGGCGCGCACGGTGTGGACGCCCATGAACGCGGACGGGGCGTTGGCGGTGGGACGGGAGGTGGCGGCCCGCCATCCCCAGGACACGAAGCTGCAGAAGGCGTTCAAGGCCTACTGCGAGGCCCTGCCGCCGGCCGCCTGTGAGAACACGGCCCGTACGCCCACGGCGGCGCCCGGCGGGCCCTGA
- a CDS encoding amidohydrolase family protein, giving the protein MEGRLLLKNCAVFRADGRVRHGMAVVVEEGIIRRVAPDAEVPVLPGDWEVACRGRLVAPGLVDCHSHLVNGQLLPPNGDFLLRQPRSRLERMRGVANLLTAEDVEILTRFAAARALLDGVSLVVDHLSCPGDVAGGLEAQARAANALGIRLVVSHSTHSLDGASVADAQADANADFVRRYREHPRVRGALGFHASYTCEDALLSRIARLREELNASVVFHLAENEDDLSTTYATHGRRVVPRLDALGLLGPHAIAGYPRAVERSEAERLAASGTFIALTPRATRSMDRAAESADGALSSLHLVGLGTGGHGTLQEELAGALVSMLSLARSGRMPDLDDSLAHLFVSGPAELCTRLYGKPSGGVDEGSVADLVVYDAIPAADPETGYSPFLLGQLVAARVAWTIVDGRVCVREGQLLGSDYVDLARDAASALARVWSRARLGS; this is encoded by the coding sequence ATGGAAGGCCGACTGCTTCTGAAGAACTGCGCCGTGTTCCGTGCGGACGGTCGCGTCCGCCACGGCATGGCTGTCGTCGTGGAAGAGGGCATCATCCGCCGCGTCGCCCCGGACGCCGAGGTGCCCGTGCTCCCCGGTGACTGGGAGGTCGCCTGTCGCGGCCGGCTCGTCGCTCCTGGCCTCGTGGACTGTCACTCGCACCTGGTCAACGGGCAGCTCCTGCCCCCCAATGGCGACTTCCTCCTGCGCCAGCCCCGCTCGCGCCTGGAGCGCATGCGCGGCGTGGCCAACCTCCTCACCGCCGAGGACGTGGAGATCCTCACCCGCTTCGCCGCCGCCCGTGCGCTGCTCGATGGCGTCTCCCTCGTCGTCGACCACCTGTCGTGCCCTGGCGACGTCGCTGGCGGCCTGGAGGCCCAGGCCCGCGCCGCGAACGCGCTGGGCATCCGCCTCGTCGTGTCCCACTCCACGCACAGCCTGGATGGCGCCTCCGTCGCTGACGCTCAAGCGGATGCCAACGCCGACTTCGTCCGCCGCTACCGCGAACACCCCCGCGTCCGTGGCGCCCTGGGCTTCCATGCGTCCTACACCTGCGAGGACGCCCTCCTGTCCCGCATCGCGCGGCTGCGCGAGGAACTGAACGCCTCCGTCGTCTTCCACCTCGCGGAGAACGAGGACGACCTCTCCACCACCTACGCCACGCACGGCCGCCGCGTCGTTCCCCGCCTGGATGCGCTGGGCCTCCTGGGCCCCCACGCCATCGCCGGCTACCCCCGCGCCGTCGAGCGCTCCGAGGCCGAACGGCTGGCCGCCTCCGGCACCTTCATCGCCCTCACGCCCCGCGCCACCCGCTCCATGGACCGCGCGGCCGAGTCCGCCGATGGCGCGCTGTCCAGCCTCCACCTCGTGGGCCTGGGCACCGGCGGCCATGGCACCCTCCAGGAGGAGCTCGCCGGGGCGCTCGTCAGCATGCTGTCCCTGGCGCGCTCCGGGCGCATGCCGGACCTGGATGACTCGCTGGCGCACCTGTTCGTCAGCGGCCCCGCGGAGCTGTGCACCCGCCTGTACGGCAAGCCTTCGGGCGGGGTGGACGAGGGGAGCGTCGCGGACCTCGTCGTCTACGATGCCATCCCCGCCGCCGACCCGGAGACGGGCTACTCGCCCTTCCTCCTGGGCCAGCTCGTCGCCGCCCGCGTGGCGTGGACCATCGTCGATGGCCGCGTCTGCGTCCGTGAGGGACAACTGCTCGGCAGCGACTACGTGGACCTGGCCCGCGACGCCGCCTCCGCGCTCGCCCGCGTCTGGTCCCGCGCACGGCTGGGTTCGTAG
- a CDS encoding class I SAM-dependent rRNA methyltransferase, whose protein sequence is MSALPSHLVDLLRASRARRGPLLSDSATSAFRLLNGAADGVPEVTADVFGDVVVVSLYRDLTDSEEATLLDAAVSAWTPRSVYLKRRPREARVLANVAKDALAPESAARGEPVEDFVAKENGLSFHIRPGQGLSVGLYLDMRDTRAWLQAQASGLTVLNLFAYTCAFGVAASAGGAKRVLNMDASRRVLEWGEENARLNGQSVDRYDYVAGDVFDWLGRLAKKGESFDVVVADPPSFSTTKTTRFSAARDYARLAEAAAKVVAPRGRLVACCNLAGLPSRRFEAMVLEGVTRAGRVGKTAGSLGPSGLDFPTPPGEEPALKVHVVQLR, encoded by the coding sequence GTGAGTGCCCTGCCTTCCCATCTCGTGGACCTGCTGCGCGCTTCCCGCGCCCGCCGGGGTCCGCTGCTCTCGGACTCCGCCACCTCCGCGTTCCGCCTCCTGAACGGCGCCGCGGATGGCGTGCCCGAAGTGACGGCGGACGTCTTTGGCGACGTCGTCGTGGTCAGCCTCTACCGCGACCTGACCGACTCGGAAGAGGCCACGCTGCTCGATGCCGCCGTCTCCGCGTGGACGCCTCGCAGTGTCTACTTGAAGCGCCGTCCCCGGGAGGCGCGCGTGCTCGCCAACGTTGCGAAGGACGCGCTGGCTCCGGAGTCCGCGGCTCGCGGTGAACCCGTGGAGGACTTCGTCGCGAAGGAGAACGGCTTGTCCTTCCACATCCGCCCGGGACAGGGCCTCTCCGTGGGCCTCTACCTGGACATGCGCGACACCCGCGCCTGGCTCCAGGCCCAGGCCTCCGGTCTCACCGTCCTCAACCTCTTCGCGTACACCTGCGCCTTCGGCGTCGCCGCGAGCGCCGGGGGCGCGAAGCGCGTGCTCAACATGGACGCCAGCCGCCGCGTGCTCGAGTGGGGCGAGGAAAACGCGCGTCTCAACGGTCAATCCGTGGACCGCTACGACTACGTGGCTGGCGATGTCTTCGATTGGCTCGGACGGCTGGCGAAGAAGGGGGAGAGCTTCGACGTCGTGGTCGCGGACCCTCCTTCGTTCTCCACCACGAAGACGACGCGCTTCTCCGCCGCTCGCGACTACGCCCGGCTGGCCGAGGCCGCAGCGAAGGTGGTGGCTCCCAGGGGCCGCCTGGTCGCCTGCTGCAACTTGGCGGGACTGCCCTCGCGCCGGTTCGAAGCGATGGTGCTGGAGGGCGTGACGCGGGCGGGCAGGGTGGGGAAGACAGCGGGGTCGCTCGGTCCCTCGGGGCTCGACTTTCCAACACCTCCGGGGGAGGAACCGGCGCTCAAGGTGCACGTCGTCCAACTTCGTTAG
- a CDS encoding serine/threonine protein kinase, producing MAPAASSPPRDAFRFGNYRLIDRIAVGGMAEIFLAHQVDASGDETPIVIKRIRPHLSKHAAFVKMFLNEARLAAQLNHPNIVQIHDLGKIVDSYFIAMEYVSGRDMRRVVPKAESMGIPFPMVYALKIASCVCAGLHYAHTKKDRYGNPLNIVHRDVTPENIIVAFDGSVKVLDFGIAKAANQVEETRSGEIKGKLSYLSPEQCLGRPLDCRSDIFSLGTVLYEWLTGFKLFTGDSDVAVMRSITEAKIYAPSYFREDLPERVEAILMRALARDRERRYQTALDMQRDLDAFLDAYDFTPTPLHLANFVKQLFEDERPQELKRLSTRQSSAPTSEVALELAEVVASVEGPPTEAMRLDEGSATEPRLLALPLDPALYEKLEAQARKANVSLAKLAADVLEGWLKTR from the coding sequence ATGGCTCCCGCCGCCTCCTCGCCCCCGCGCGACGCGTTCCGCTTCGGCAACTACCGGCTCATCGACCGGATTGCCGTGGGGGGCATGGCGGAGATCTTCCTCGCGCACCAGGTGGATGCCAGCGGTGACGAGACGCCCATCGTCATCAAGCGCATCCGTCCGCATCTGTCCAAGCACGCGGCCTTCGTGAAGATGTTCCTCAACGAGGCGCGGCTGGCCGCCCAGCTCAACCACCCCAACATCGTGCAGATCCACGACCTGGGGAAGATCGTCGACAGCTACTTCATCGCCATGGAGTACGTGTCCGGCCGCGACATGCGCCGCGTCGTGCCCAAGGCCGAGTCCATGGGGATTCCCTTCCCCATGGTGTACGCGCTCAAGATTGCCTCCTGCGTCTGCGCGGGCCTGCACTACGCGCACACGAAGAAGGACCGCTACGGCAACCCGCTCAACATCGTCCACCGCGACGTGACGCCGGAGAACATCATCGTCGCGTTCGACGGCTCGGTGAAGGTGCTCGACTTCGGCATCGCCAAGGCCGCCAACCAGGTGGAGGAGACGCGCTCGGGCGAAATCAAGGGCAAGCTCAGCTACCTCTCCCCGGAGCAGTGCCTGGGCCGGCCGCTGGACTGCCGCAGCGACATCTTCTCGCTGGGCACCGTCCTCTACGAGTGGCTCACCGGCTTCAAGCTCTTCACCGGCGACTCCGACGTCGCCGTCATGCGCAGCATCACCGAGGCGAAGATCTACGCGCCGTCGTACTTCCGCGAGGACCTGCCGGAGCGCGTGGAGGCCATCCTGATGCGCGCGCTCGCCCGGGACCGCGAGCGCCGCTACCAGACGGCGCTGGACATGCAGCGCGACCTGGACGCCTTCCTGGACGCGTATGACTTCACCCCCACGCCGCTGCATCTGGCCAACTTCGTCAAGCAGCTCTTCGAGGACGAGCGTCCGCAGGAGCTGAAGCGGCTGTCCACGCGCCAGTCGTCCGCGCCCACGTCGGAGGTGGCGCTGGAGCTGGCGGAGGTGGTGGCGTCGGTGGAGGGCCCGCCCACGGAGGCCATGCGCCTGGACGAGGGCTCCGCCACCGAGCCTCGCCTGCTCGCGCTGCCGTTGGACCCCGCGCTGTACGAGAAGCTGGAGGCCCAGGCCCGGAAGGCGAACGTGTCCCTGGCGAAGCTCGCGGCGGATGTGCTGGAGGGATGGCTGAAGACGCGCTGA
- the truA gene encoding tRNA pseudouridine(38-40) synthase TruA, translating to MPRLKLTLEYEGTRYVGWQVQPNGPSIQSTLQDALQKLLGERVFVASAGRTDAGVHATGQVACFDSPRVLPMKAYTMGLNGILPPDIAVVSAEEVAAEFDPRRWSRGKRYRYRLSNRRTRSPLLRTTHWEVFAPLDVEAMRRASQALLGRHDFSAFRAADCQAKHAVREIRQVRVEGTSGDTVAVVVEGTAFLKHMVRNLVGTLVEVGKGRRPEAWVAEVLASRERKLAGATAPPQGLVLEEVFYGDGPPPRSLGDAAVGEEDEG from the coding sequence ATGCCCCGGCTGAAGCTGACGCTCGAATACGAAGGCACCCGGTACGTGGGCTGGCAGGTGCAGCCCAATGGCCCGTCCATCCAGTCCACGCTCCAGGACGCGCTCCAGAAGCTCCTGGGGGAGCGCGTGTTCGTGGCCTCCGCCGGCCGAACCGACGCGGGTGTGCATGCGACGGGGCAGGTGGCCTGCTTCGACTCGCCGCGCGTGCTGCCGATGAAGGCATACACGATGGGGCTCAATGGCATCCTTCCGCCGGACATCGCGGTGGTGTCCGCGGAGGAGGTGGCGGCGGAGTTCGACCCGCGCCGCTGGTCGCGCGGCAAGCGCTACCGCTACCGGCTGAGCAACCGGCGCACGCGGTCGCCGCTCCTGCGCACGACGCACTGGGAGGTGTTCGCCCCGCTGGACGTGGAGGCCATGCGCCGCGCGTCGCAGGCGCTGCTGGGCCGGCACGACTTCTCCGCGTTCCGCGCCGCCGACTGCCAGGCGAAGCACGCGGTGCGCGAAATCCGGCAGGTGCGCGTGGAGGGCACGTCCGGCGACACCGTGGCCGTCGTGGTGGAGGGCACCGCGTTCCTCAAGCACATGGTGCGCAACCTGGTGGGCACGCTGGTGGAGGTGGGCAAGGGCCGCCGCCCCGAGGCCTGGGTGGCGGAGGTGCTGGCCTCGCGCGAGCGCAAGCTGGCCGGGGCCACCGCGCCTCCGCAGGGGCTGGTGCTGGAGGAGGTCTTCTACGGCGACGGCCCGCCTCCTCGCTCGTTGGGGGACGCGGCTGTCGGGGAAGAGGACGAAGGGTGA
- the argC gene encoding N-acetyl-gamma-glutamyl-phosphate reductase — protein MTSPAHIYILGASGFGGGELLRLLAGHPGNAGIRVVSRHHAGAPIHKVHPHLRGLVDGRFEPEPDWRWLADSPRPVVFSALGHGDLASQFAGLEKQWADAGIADRMLLVDLSSDFRLDHPGRYAGAYGRPHPSPDLLGTFTYGLTEWKREQVKTAKRIANPGCFATAVQLALLPIAATPGLGLLAVSGVTGSSGSGSLPGEGTHHPTRAHDFRAYKPLEHQHEAEVEVMLVAHGAQRHRLAFVPHSAPMVRGIFATVQFEWPEHGGAVVTQSLTEKYRRYYEGSKFVRIVEGTPRVAAVTGSNFCDISVATKGRSVAVMAALDNLVKGMAGQAVQNFNVALGFPEDTGLRQAACYP, from the coding sequence ATGACGTCGCCTGCGCACATCTACATCCTGGGGGCCTCCGGTTTCGGCGGAGGCGAGCTGCTGCGGCTGCTCGCGGGCCACCCCGGCAACGCCGGCATCCGCGTGGTGTCGCGGCACCACGCGGGCGCGCCCATCCACAAGGTGCACCCGCACCTGCGCGGGCTGGTGGACGGCCGCTTCGAACCGGAGCCGGACTGGCGCTGGCTCGCGGACTCGCCGCGCCCGGTGGTGTTCAGCGCGCTGGGGCACGGGGACCTGGCGTCGCAGTTCGCCGGGCTGGAGAAGCAGTGGGCGGACGCGGGGATCGCGGACCGGATGCTGCTGGTGGACCTGTCGTCCGACTTCCGCCTGGACCACCCGGGCCGGTACGCGGGCGCCTACGGCCGGCCGCACCCGTCCCCGGACCTGCTGGGCACGTTCACCTACGGCCTCACGGAGTGGAAGCGTGAGCAGGTGAAGACGGCGAAGCGCATCGCCAACCCGGGCTGCTTCGCGACGGCGGTGCAGCTGGCGCTCCTGCCCATCGCGGCCACGCCGGGGCTGGGCCTGCTGGCGGTGTCGGGCGTGACGGGCTCGTCCGGCTCCGGCTCGCTGCCGGGCGAGGGCACGCACCACCCGACGCGCGCGCACGACTTCCGCGCGTACAAGCCGCTGGAGCACCAGCACGAGGCGGAGGTGGAGGTGATGCTGGTGGCGCACGGGGCGCAGCGGCACCGGCTGGCCTTCGTGCCGCACTCGGCGCCCATGGTGCGCGGCATCTTCGCCACGGTGCAGTTCGAGTGGCCGGAGCACGGCGGCGCGGTGGTGACGCAGTCGCTGACGGAGAAGTACCGCCGCTACTACGAGGGCTCGAAGTTCGTGCGCATCGTGGAGGGCACGCCGCGGGTGGCGGCCGTCACGGGCAGCAACTTCTGCGACATCTCCGTGGCGACGAAGGGCCGCTCCGTGGCGGTGATGGCGGCGCTGGACAACCTGGTGAAGGGCATGGCCGGGCAGGCGGTGCAGAACTTCAACGTGGCCCTCGGCTTCCCCGAGGACACCGGCCTGCGCCAGGCGGCCTGCTACCCGTAG
- the argG gene encoding argininosuccinate synthase, producing the protein MSKKSVVLAFSGGLDTAFCTVYLREQGWDVTTVTVDTGGFPPEQLERIQALSQKLGAVAHHTVDARDTLFQGYLRFLIAGNVLRGQLYPLSVSAERACQAVEAVRMAEKLGVQAVAHGSTGAGNDQVRFDVAFRTLAPQLQLITPIRDLALSRQQEISFLAERGFHLPAKTGTYSVNEGMWGTSVGGRETLDSWSTLPEAAFPGGEIPTDLKPLPLVISFEKGVPVALDGKALSAVDVVEKLNAIGRPYGIGRGVHLGDTILGIKGRVGFEAPAAHLLIASHRELEKLVLSGKQLFWKETVGNLYGSLLHEGHFFDPLVKDLEAFLASSQDRVTGEVKLVLTPRAHVVEGVRSPHSLMDAKVATYGEANVLWTGTEAAGFAKLYGVAQMLSQKAK; encoded by the coding sequence ATGAGCAAGAAGTCCGTGGTGCTGGCGTTCTCAGGCGGCCTCGATACCGCCTTCTGCACGGTGTACCTGCGCGAGCAGGGCTGGGACGTCACCACCGTCACCGTGGACACGGGCGGCTTCCCGCCCGAGCAGTTGGAGCGCATCCAGGCCCTGTCCCAGAAGCTGGGCGCGGTGGCGCACCACACGGTGGACGCGCGCGACACCCTCTTCCAGGGCTACCTGCGCTTCCTCATCGCCGGCAACGTGCTGCGCGGCCAGCTCTACCCGCTGAGCGTCTCCGCCGAGCGCGCCTGCCAGGCCGTGGAAGCGGTGCGCATGGCGGAGAAGCTGGGCGTGCAGGCCGTGGCCCACGGCAGCACCGGCGCGGGGAATGATCAGGTCCGCTTCGACGTGGCCTTCCGCACGCTCGCGCCGCAGCTGCAGCTGATCACCCCCATCCGCGACCTGGCGCTCTCCCGCCAGCAGGAGATCTCCTTCCTCGCGGAGCGCGGCTTCCACCTGCCGGCGAAGACGGGCACGTACTCCGTCAACGAGGGCATGTGGGGCACGTCCGTGGGCGGCCGCGAGACGCTGGACTCGTGGAGCACCCTGCCGGAGGCAGCCTTCCCCGGCGGAGAGATCCCGACCGACCTGAAGCCGCTGCCGCTCGTCATCTCTTTCGAGAAGGGCGTGCCGGTGGCGCTCGACGGCAAGGCGCTGTCGGCGGTGGACGTGGTGGAGAAGCTCAACGCCATTGGCCGGCCGTACGGCATTGGCCGGGGCGTGCACCTGGGCGACACCATCCTGGGCATCAAGGGCCGCGTGGGCTTCGAGGCGCCCGCGGCGCACCTGCTCATCGCGTCGCACCGCGAGCTGGAGAAGCTGGTGCTGTCGGGCAAGCAGCTCTTCTGGAAGGAGACGGTGGGCAACCTGTACGGGTCGCTCTTGCACGAGGGTCACTTCTTCGACCCGCTGGTGAAGGACCTGGAGGCGTTCCTCGCCTCCTCGCAGGACCGCGTGACGGGCGAGGTGAAGCTGGTGCTCACCCCGCGCGCCCACGTCGTGGAAGGCGTGCGTTCGCCGCACTCGCTGATGGACGCGAAGGTGGCGACGTACGGAGAGGCCAACGTGTTGTGGACGGGGACGGAAGCGGCGGGGTTCGCCAAGCTCTACGGCGTCGCGCAGATGCTCTCGCAGAAAGCGAAGTGA